The genomic segment GCTGCCACGACGAGGTTTTTTTTGCCGCCTTCAAAACGTGTTCCAGGTTTCCCCATCGTCGCCGCTGACTGCTGTCCGGTCCCCGGTCCAGACCCAGATCGCAGTCGGACCCGTCGCAATTGAAATCGAGGACGACCCCTCCACAGGTGCGCATCCCCACGCTCGCCCGGCAAAGTCGGCGCCGGCTGCATCGAAGGTGAAGAGCTGCAGTCCGGCACAATCAGAGCTGTCCGCCACTCCCCCGATGATTTCCGGCGCTAGCCCTCCGTCGCCGGAATCCAGCCAGGAGAATCCGCGCAATGCGAGCGTAGTGATCGGCTGCCAGGTTCTGGTCGACGCCGAGTACGCGAAAACGCCATCGCTGCACCGTACTGCGTCACCTTCTGCAGACTGGGAGAGTTCAAGCGGCATTGAGCACGGAGACGGGACATCGGTGCCGGAGATCACGACGACGGCCGGATCGCCTACGTCGATGTAGGACTGCTCGACGAGTCGTTCAGGATAGGCCTCCCAAAACTGGCCTCCGGTAAATGTCGTCAACACCGTTGGCTCGCACGACGGTCCCGTCAAGGCCACGAGATCGACCTGGTCAGCGGTGACGACATCCATTGCCACGATTTGCTGCACTCCGAGATCCGCCGGAATCGCCGTCGGAATCCAAGTTGCACCACCGTCCGATGTGAATTCGACCGATGGAGCCGCGCCCCCACAGTTGCCCGCTACGGCTCTGACAGCAACACTCTGGTCTGCGAAATCAAGAAATCTCTTGTTGGTCTGCTGGTCATCCGGAGCGGGCGACCCAGTCGCGGTCGGTGGGGGATTCGATATTGGCGCCCCGGATGCGGTCGAATCGACGGTAGGGGTGATGAGGGCTCCGGCATTCGGAACTGGTTCAGTTCGCAGCGCGAAGTAGGCGAGCCCGGCGGCGACACACGCCAACAGGACTATGGCGACGGTCATCACCACTCGCCCAGCACGCCCAGCACGCCCACCTCCACGTTGCACCACTATTTGCCACGACTCTTCCGATCCGTCTCACCGGACTGATCTGGCTCGTCGATCCCGTACCCGTACCCATAGGCATACCCGTATCGACCGTATCCATACGAGTCCGGCCCCTTGGTCGGAAGCATGGTCATTACGACGCCCGCGACCTTGGCGCCGACATTGGTAAGCGCGGTGACTGCTCCTCGCACGTGGTTCTTATGCGCTCGACCTGCGGCCACCATCAGCAATGCTCCGCCTGTCTTGGTGGCCAGAACCGCCGCGTCCGTGACCGGAAGCAACGGAGGTGCGTCAAAGAGGGCGACGTCGAATGACTTCTCCAGTGAGCGGATGAGGTTCACCATGGCGACCGACCCGAGCAATTCGCTCGGGTTCGGGGGAATCCGGCCAGCAGGGAGCACATACAAGTTGGTATCGCCCCAGCGGGTGATCACCTCGTTGGGCTGTGCGCGGCCCACCAAGACGTCGGTCAATCCGACCGACCCTTCGATGCCGAGATAACTCGCCAATCGAGGCTTTCGCATGTCGGCGTCCACGATGACGACACTCTGACCGGAGAGCGCCATCGCGATGGCCAGGTTCGCCGCCGTCGTGCTCTTCCCCTCGCCCGGAATTGATGAGGTAATGACAAAACTGTTCGACTCTTCGAGACCTACGAACTGCAAGTTTGTTCGGAGAGTCCTGAACGACTCGGCGCGAGGGCTCCGTGGATCGTCGCGGAGCACGAGTGGATTCTCAGGCGTGCGAGCATCGAACGCGATTCCACCAACAATCGGCGCATCGGTGATGGCTTCCACGTCGTGCTCATTGCGAATACGTGTGTCGAGGACATAAAGGACGACGGCGAGCCCCATCCCGAGAACCAGACCGATCAAAGCCCCAGCGGTGATGTAAAGCGGCACGTTGGGCGAAGCCGGGCCTGCTGGAACTGAGGCATCCTGCAACACCGTGATCTTCACAGGGGTGAGACCCTCGGCGTTGGTCGGGACGAGGTCAGAAACGGCTGATTCGAAACTGGAAGCCACAGCATTCGCAATGCGCGCAGAGCTGTCAGGGTCGCCGTCCACCGCTGTGATTTCGAGAATCACCGTGTCCGAAGGCGATGACGCAGTGATGCTCTTCGACAGTTGATCAACTGTCGAGTCGAGTCCTAGCGAATCGATCACCGGCTGCAACACGATCGGCGTGTTCACGATGTCGGCGTAGGACTTGACCTGGTTTTGGAGGAAGCTGCCACCCTGGGTCAAGTCGCTGATCGATCCCGTCGACTGTACCGAGACGAAGACTTTTGCCGTCGCTTCATACTCGGGAGTTTTCAGGATCGAAAGGAGCGCTGCGATGGCGATTCCCAGGAGGGTCAAGACAACGATGAACACCCAGCCTTTTCGTAATGCACGAACGTAATCGCGAAACTCCACGCAGAAGCACCCTTTCCCCAATGGCCCATTTAGTGGCTTGTACCCCAAACATGGTCTCACATGGGATGTGCGGCTTTGACCGCGTGAACATCACGTTACAAATCGGCATGACTCCCTGAGATCGTGATTGAATCACGCTCAGGGACAGCGTTGTCGAACGATTCGATCGACTGGGGAAGAACGTGTCTGCTGAGCAAGTCATTGCCATTCCGGCGCCGAAGCGCCGAACAAAAAACACTCGACGCGGGGGCGGTCTAGCGATCGCACCAACCACCGGGATCGTCGTCACTCCGGCTGTGTCTCCTGCAGAGTCGGCCGGATGGGATGCTATGACCGTCCTGCCCGCCGCACAAGACGACAGGCGGCCTTCGGTCCGATCCGCGTCTCGGGTAAAGCAAATGTCCCTTTTCGCAGGATTACCTGCTCTCGCAATTGCTACCTTCACCCTGGTAGCGGTTGCGTCAGCCCGATTCTGACAATGGTCCGTCGCACACCCGTACCTGATCCGGATAAACGAAGAGTGACTGGGATCGTGGTCGTAGTCGTCGTCGGCATTGTGGCCCTTGGCCTGTTGCTCACAGCGTTGATTTCTGCCATCCGCTGAACCGGCGATCAGCTGGCTGAGCGGTCCGCCACACGCTGGTAGCGTCGAAGGCGTGAACATCGAGATGGATAGGACGTATGCGCAGAGTTCACGCTGGCGCCTCCGCTCCGACGTCGCTGTCGTGGCACATGACGAACGTGTGACGGTCTTGGCACTGGAACCAGTCGATGCAGTACCCTTGGAGCTCGCTGGACCAGGCCTTGAAATTTGGGCTCTGGTCGACGGTCAGCGTGACCTAGCCGAGATTGTCGGGCGGCTTGGCGACAAGTTCGGTATTGGGGCCGAGGCCCTGCTTCCCGACGTCGTCAAATTCATGGAGCAGCTGGAAGCTGCCTCGATCCTCGAACGGTATTGAGCCGAATCGACGCTATGCACCGTGCCTATTCGTGCGCGCTTCTATGCCAGACACCTGCCACGCGAGCCTGTCGACGAGTTCGCCGATGCGGCTTCCAACACGCTCGTGCGTTTCCGCCGATCGCCTAAAGGGGTCTTCGATGTCGTCTTCGTCGCTCAACGCGATCATGCCGCGAAACCGAGACGCGTCGAGCATGGTCTGAAAGAGTGTTCGTCTAGAAGA from the Herbiconiux aconitum genome contains:
- a CDS encoding polysaccharide biosynthesis tyrosine autokinase; this translates as MEFRDYVRALRKGWVFIVVLTLLGIAIAALLSILKTPEYEATAKVFVSVQSTGSISDLTQGGSFLQNQVKSYADIVNTPIVLQPVIDSLGLDSTVDQLSKSITASSPSDTVILEITAVDGDPDSSARIANAVASSFESAVSDLVPTNAEGLTPVKITVLQDASVPAGPASPNVPLYITAGALIGLVLGMGLAVVLYVLDTRIRNEHDVEAITDAPIVGGIAFDARTPENPLVLRDDPRSPRAESFRTLRTNLQFVGLEESNSFVITSSIPGEGKSTTAANLAIAMALSGQSVVIVDADMRKPRLASYLGIEGSVGLTDVLVGRAQPNEVITRWGDTNLYVLPAGRIPPNPSELLGSVAMVNLIRSLEKSFDVALFDAPPLLPVTDAAVLATKTGGALLMVAAGRAHKNHVRGAVTALTNVGAKVAGVVMTMLPTKGPDSYGYGRYGYAYGYGYGIDEPDQSGETDRKSRGK
- a CDS encoding PqqD family protein; translation: MNIEMDRTYAQSSRWRLRSDVAVVAHDERVTVLALEPVDAVPLELAGPGLEIWALVDGQRDLAEIVGRLGDKFGIGAEALLPDVVKFMEQLEAASILERY